DNA sequence from the Callospermophilus lateralis isolate mCalLat2 chromosome 2, mCalLat2.hap1, whole genome shotgun sequence genome:
AgctatttgggaagctgaggtagagGACTGCAAGGGGGAGGTAGCTCAATGGCAAAGTGctgcaaaaccaaaacaaaacaaaacaatctgCAAAAATCCAAATTTGGTATCAGGGAGTTCTTCCCAAAGgctatttgtctttttaaaatcaaGCAGGTTCTTAACAAGTCAGGGTAATGGAAAATAAAGATGGGGGCTGTTTTagattaaaagaaatttaagagACTTAAGAGGCTAACACAATCAAACGCAATGTGTAATCCCTGACTGGATGGATACAAATTGAACAAACTAGATGTAAAACAATTTGGTGGGAGCAATTGGGAAAGTCTTGAATATGAAAATGTTGCATATGGATAATATCAGGAAATTGTTAGATTTTATAAAGTACAATAATGATATTGTAGTTACATAGGAAAATGTCCCCATTTAAAAAGATGCATATAGGAGTAAATAGGGGTAATGCCAGTAAATTCCTTTAAAAActtcagccaaaaaaaaaaagtaaataaaaaaagaatactttAAAATTAGATGGTGGATGAATTCCATACACCATCTTCTTTACCTTTCTATATGTTTGATTTTGTTTATAAAGAGGGTGGGTAGAAAACGTATGTATGTGAGTGAGCTGTGGATCCTCCAAGTGTCCATGCTAAAGCGCTGGATGCTATGAATAAAGGATACTGACTTTAAGACCCATGTATTAAGAATCAGGAAACTTCTTGTATTAAATTTAAGAATATTTTCCTTAAGAAATGGAGAATAGCCCggaatggtggcacatgcctgttagcccagcaactcaggaggctgagacagaaggattgcaagtttgaggtcagtctcagcaactttgtttgaggccttaagcaacttagtgggaccatgtctcaaaataaaaaataatagggctgggaatgggcCTCAgttattaagcacccctgggttaaataaccaataccaaaaaaaagggagaattcatttaataatatgtatataattCATAAGGCTAGGTATTCCTATTGCATTCTTCCAAAATACATTATCcttttaaacttttgttttctatTATAGGAAACCAGATTTTCAAGAACAAGAACCCTAGATACATGAAGTTAATGGAAGTTAATGGAAACCTTTCTTTGGCTTTTCCAGTTGTGACCTGTTTTCCACCAATTATGCAGCACATACCCATCCAACATCTTCTGCAGGCAACACAGGACTCCTCTTGAGCAGATACCATCAGACTCACATATAATCTTACTATTAAGGTTTTATTTAATTTCAGAGTGCAAATATTTTTCAGATGAGCATTAGCTTTTATAAACTAAGAAGCTATATTTTTGCCCTTAACTACCCCTTATCTGAGTATGACTTATATCCACATATATTGAAGCCAATTTGCCTGTCATGACATTTCCTTTCAAGCACTTGTTTTTTAGACCAGTAATCTTGCTACTAAAGTTAATGTTTATTCTCTTTCCTTCtcacatttttaattaaaaggTCTCCCAGCTATATTTGATTAACattaaatcccaaatccaaactgTTAAGTTTGATTTGTTTTTAATGGCTCCCCTTAAGTATGAGACACATCTTGTTTTTGTTGAATTTCTTTCAGTATTCCAGGTGATggggtatttttgttttgttttgtttttgtttttgtaattaaTCCAAGGTTTACAATAGTACAAGTCTAACTCACAGTGACTTCAAAAGTTACATAAATGCTAATACATTGGCAAATGCCACTTCAGGATGAAtcacttgtcaatttttttcaacaGTCTAGGTCTTTCATGAGCAATGACTGTTTTGCTTACTATGTTTTTTACCCCcagttaaaatattaaaatagagcAAAGCTAAGTTCATTTGTAGACTGAAATCATTAAGCAGTTTAATAGAAGTATTCTGAAATAGTCTATTACAattcttaaaatttaaagatGGTGAAGAAAGGTCAACACTAAATGATGATAATATTGTACAGTATTGTGCAAAGTTCTGAGAACTGGAAgagattatttaaatttttctttttcttctttttagttgtaagtcAGTTGCTTATTTTAAGGAAGAGAGAACTGGGTACATAGCAAAGAAATATCAAAACTAGTTTAACTAAATGAAACAAACTTTATTATTTTCCCTTATGTTGATAGGTAAAGCAAACTTTGTAAGTGGGCCTTGGAAATAGAGGTCTCTTTTAAAAAGTGTCTAGACAGCCAGTGTCAATTTTGAAACTAAAAGTTAGATCTGAAGTCTATATTACCTCTAATCcacattttacatttttcttcatAATTAAACTTTGAAAGTATTACAACTGGATACTTCTTTAAACAGACAGACTGCATGTTCTATAGTTTTAATGAAAAAGtagttaaaaactcatggagagttTTTCCAGCAAACTTGTAGCTTGTGTCTTGGCTAAATACTCAAGGAGTAATATAGCATGTTGTTTAGTGTCTCCTTCCTAAAGAGAACTTTTgtattgtaatttattttttattatgcctTAAATACCATGTAAATAAACCTTTAGTAATAAAGAATTATAAATGAAATGATTTGCTTACATTCCAAATTTGAAATTTTACATAACAGATAACAAAACAGAGGTATATTTCATCTTCACAGAAAAGTTTTCTTAGTAGAGACAATCTGGGAgtcaataatggatagaattagttTCTACTGGGTAAGTAAAAGTATATGGATTTCCACAGCATTGTTACACTGCTTTGGGTAACTGGGAATTGGGCATAACAACACTACTTAGTTTGGGGACTTGTGAAGGAAAGTTATCAACTATTCTATTTGGTACTCCTGCAATACTCGCTCAATAGAGAAAACTACTAGCTTTCAGGTCTAGTAGAGAGATAATGGTTGAAAAGTGGCAAGTTATTAAATCTTTCCAAAAGGTGAAGCATATTTTTGGCTCTCTCCTGCTTTCATTAATCATGTGCGATTCCAGACTAGGATAGCATGATTAAAGCAAGGTTCTGTACCATTTTTTTCAGAAGGATGTGATGCCATCTCATTTCAAGTACTTTGATAGCAAAGCTTTCTTTTCCAAATAAAAGATACAAAATCCTAGTTCCTCTTCACCCCTAATATATGATGTAATTATGTGACCATCATTAAGACTGTAAACAGTAATTTAATAAACATCCAATTCTGGATGCTATAATAGCTACActgaaaaagacaaaaattagAGACTTATGGCAAGTATTGGCCACAGGGCCTAATACATATTTATCTACTGACTGACCCTGCATATGCTCCCAGGTCTGTTTGTACTCTAAATTTATGAGAATCTATTCCGAGAGAGTTCCACTAAAATCTCTAGACGTATAGACAACATCTGGAACACACCTGCTCAAGATTATTTAGTCCCGCAGAATTCTATAAAAATAAAACCGAAAATTTTCCTAAGTCTGTAACCGATTTCATTTTCAAGCAAAAGAGCAACGAGCTCTCACTTAAGAGTCAAAGAATCGCTGGTCAGTGAAACCAGGTGCGATTTTGGAAGGTAGCCACAGCCTATGGCATCTCCGGGTGGCCATTTTAAGTTTTCTCGCTGACGTCACTTCCGGGGTTACCTGAGTCGTTACCGGGAGCCGCAAACAAGGTGTACAAGTATCTGAAGAGCTGTCGGGATGCAGCAGAGTGGAGCGGCTGGAGGCCGTGGCTGCGCGCTCTTTTCAGTGCTGGGCATCCTATTTTTCCAGGGTGAGTTCGCCGGCTGGCTGTGTCCCACTTCCGGCTGGGGGGGTTAGGGAAGATGGTCGCTTTTCCGGTTCCGGGTGGGGGGGTCTCATCAAAGCCCCCGCTCGGTttctgggaaggaaggaagggagggtgcCGCGGAGGATGTTCTCTTGGTTCACGCCACCCACAGAGGAGAGTTGCTATCTTGTCAGTCCTTTCCTGAGCTCGACCACCTTGGCGCTGTATTTTGGTGATGACATGACTAGGTGGAACCACAAAGTTCAGGCTTTGGGGGCAACGCGTGGTTATCTTGTACGAGATAATCTGTGGTAGTCTGCTGTTACCCTGATGACAGAAAGGAATTTCTAGTGGCCAGTAGTGGGTCCCTTTAGTTTTGGGAAACAAAATTGTTacttgataattttattttttgtaaatgaATATCTTGGGCTATGAAATAAAACGTTTGTCACAGGTCGTGATGTGATTTTGTTATTATACAGAAGTATATTGTTAAAGAAGCAGCAACTGCCTtagcattttaaaaaacattttttaaaatataaggttATGTCGGTTCTTAGTCGTCTGAGTGATATCAGAAATACATCCGGAAACAATAACACTTGTAAAAATTGAGTATGTTTTGATTTCATGTAATTTTCAAATTGCGTATATTTCAGTCCAACCTAATTCATTTAGGGTgtaattatttcctgttttttttttttttttttttttgtgtgtgtgtgtgtgtgtcttttggggaaatcaaatataattacAAAAGCATTAGAGTGAATTTTTGACTTCATAAGCCTTCCCTGTAAGTAATGGAGATTTCTGAAATGAACCtttaatattatataaatataaatcagGTGCCCTAATTTTCAGCAGGTAAGACTGGGAAGTTTTTATTTATCTGGTGACTAATATTCTTGCTGCCAGCACACTCCCCGATTCCTCCCAGCTGCCTGTGTCATCATAAGAGTCCAGTTTTTCATCTAAATTCCTTTTGCAATATAATATTTAGTTTGACCTGTCACTTCAAATATACCCAGATCtcgttctctctttctcttacacacacacacacacacacacacacacgaaatgtCAAATATTCTACCAAGGAAAAAAATTTTCTAGAAATAATAGGTGTTTTCTTGAACTTAATGCCATTTCACATTGAAGAATTGCTTCAAATTCAGTGGACCAAATAATTCAAACATTAAAGTTGATTTTTATCATCTTCTTGTACTTGTTGAGGAGatttatatctttttaaataaCAGGTGTATTGAGATATGGTCACATTCTATGCAATTTATCCATTTAAAATGTATAATTCAGTGGCTTCTAGGAGTCATACAGTTGCATAATCATCACCACAaccaattttagaatatttttgtcaCCCCAAAGAGAAATCCTACGCCCATTCCCACCTTCCCCCAACCCCTGATAATCACCAGTCCACTTTCTCACTTTGTGGATTTGCCTGTTCTgggtattttatataaatgggaTCATACAATGTATTTTCTTTTGTGACTGAATTCTTTCACTTAGTGTGTTTTTgatgtttcatctttgtctttctttcttttttggcctGACTTTTGAATCTGTTAGGTGATAGACTTTGTTTTCATACCAATATTTATTTGCCTTTCCTCTTCACAGATAGGAAACATTTAATTATTAGTTTGTTCAAATTCTCCTTAAGTTATAAGTCTAATCCTATTGTAGCAGTTGTTGAACTGTATAGAAATAATTGAGTAGGTAATATAGTCTTCTCTTTTCCATGTAAATGTGCCATTATATGAACAAAAGATTGGCAGatgcatattttggaaaatcaagTTTATAAAATTAGGAACTTTATTCTGtcatatttctttaatttcttccatttataaaattatgttaaatatgattttcctgttttcttccccaattaaatttttttttgtggatATTTTTTAGTTTACTGTTTTTACCTGTCCAGAATGCTCTTTGACTcaggtagaaaaataaatatctataAAGACATTAGTCTAAGGTAGAAATTTCTGAATGAATGTAATATTGGATTACAAGGGAAGAGACTTAGAAGGGGATTTGGTAGGGACTGTCAGAGATGTGAAATttgcatgtttgtgtgtgtatatatagcacaATCAGTGTGGGGTGTTGGTTGGGGAgagaataaaggaattctgatttATAACTCTAATCCAGGTCTCTTCTTTGCTCTTTGGAAAACTTTCCATAAAGGGGTAGAGAGTAAATATTTTGGACTTTTCAGGCACATAGTCTCTGTTGTAACTACTTGGTTCTGCAAAAAGTGCAAAACACCATGATAGACAATATACATAAGCAAATGAATatggctatttttttaaaaatatttattttttagttttaggtggacacaatgtctttattttatttttatgtggtgctgaggtttgaacccagtgcctcgttcatgccaggcgagcgtgctatcacttgagccacattcccagcccaatatGACTGTTTTTTAATAAAACCTTGCTTACATAAATACGTTgaattttttatctgtttatcaggATAATTCTAGAAATTATAATTGGTTTACCTCCATCTGGATAACCTACAGAGCAAAGGGTAAGATTAGTTGCTAGTTTTTCTTAGTTTGCTCCTCTCATGAGACCCATTTGCATTTGGCCCATGGGCCATAGTTTGCTGACCTTTAACCTAAACCAACTGCTCCTTTGATAGTATCCCTTGGGTATCTCACATACATCCAAATTCATCCAGAATCAAATTCATGTTCCCCTTCCAAGTCTGGTACATTTCTAGTCTTCCCTCTCTAGTGAATGGCATCACCAAGTCAGGTGGGGTCATTCTTGACACCACCCTTTCCCTACATTAATTTTTCATGTTGCAATTGTGTGATTTTTCTCCTTCAGGTTATACCAGCCCAGTCTAGAAGTGGTCATCAAGAGCTAGGCTTTTCCTGAATGGGTGCAATAGAAAGACAGAATAATAGGAGAGTTAAGAGTGTTGAAAATACTGTAAAGAAGGTGATGGGGGTAGGTGGGTTATTAATGAGTATATTTTGTTCCTGTACTAGAATTTATGGAGACTCATTCATCTCTTTCTCTCAGTCTCTCTTTTTCTGACCCCTTCTGTCTGAATTTTTTGCCCCAGAGGTGCTTGGATTTAATGGAGGAAATAAATAGCATTTAAAAGTTACTTGCAGTCAATGGCATATGTACTTGAGTAGCTCTGTGTATTATGAGAATGTTGAAGAAATAGTGATGAACTTTATCAGAAAACTTAGGAAAGCATCAAAAAGGggctaatatgtgtgtgtgtttttaagaaGTGTGATTGTTGAGGGTACGGTGTGATGGAGAAAAACCCAGGCAGGATTGGTAGAGATGGGGACAACCTTCCAGACAGGGACATATTCAAAGAAAGACACAGGTCATGAAAGGACACAGTGCCTTTGGGAAATGGAAGGACATTTAGGCATGGTAAAGGGGATGGGATGGGTAGGTGGCAGAGTGGCAGAAGTTTGGGGCCAAATTGTTGTTTGGGTTTTATTCCATGATGCAACAGGGAATTACTGAAGGCTTTTAATGTATATAATgttcattttaataataatatttattgaaaaatttTGTTATTAAGCATTTTAGGTGTTATCATTTTAATTGTATTGAATCTTCACAATAATCCAATGAAGCAGGTTTGGTTATTATTCCTACATACCAAGTGAGGAAATTAAAGTTTGAACAGGTTGGGTAACTGATCATGGTCTCACAGACAGAAAGTTGCTGAGATAGAACTTAAGTTCAGGTCTGGCTAATTCTAATCCATGCTTTAAATTCTGTACTATACCTGTAACACTTGTGCTTTAGAATAAAAGAGTGGGATGAGGGGACAATACAGATTATCCATTTGTTTCCACCTTCCAGTTTTTAGACTTAGGTAAGGATTTTTCCACATTAATGTGTCATTGAAGTTGTTATTAGTGAGCTCAATCTTGGTCTCCTCCTTTTAAGAGGAATGTGACCAAACTAGATTGTCTAGAGAGGAGTGACAAAAATGATTCAAAGCAAGCAGAGGTAGAGGCAGGGGAACTGATGACTCAGAGCTGTCTGTGGTAGGAAAGGTCGAGACAGTGTAGGAGATCTGAATAGGTGAATGCTGATACTGATGGAACTAAGATGAATTGGACGATAACTCAGTAGCTCTCGGTAGGCTTCTAGTGTTGTACATgttttaactcatttaatcctcatagtgACCTTCCCATAAGGTCCTTGTAAGAATGAGGAGATGGAGCACATACAGTAGCTTGCTGAGGGACAAGCAGTATCACTGGGATTTGAACTGGGATTTGGACTGGGACTTGAACCCTCTTCATTCTGTGTGTCTTTGGTTAGCAGAAGAATCATGGCTTATTGAGGTGGATAAAGAAGCAGGAAAAACAAAGTGCTAGAGACttaattttctaaaatatgacTCTTTAGTGGAAAATAAGTTTCTACTTACTATTTTCTGAAAGcagaaattaataagaaaaaaatgccagCTCTTTTGGGGGAGATGTCGTGTCAAAGTTGAATATGAGCAAATATGAGTAGGTCTCTGCAGGGCTTAAAAATGCTCTCTTATTTTTGCATTGTAGAATGCATCCAGTTTTTCTGTTTTCCTCCCCATAAGTAAATTTGAACAAATGTGTGATTCATTAACCAGCTTTAATAAAGAGGGGAAAACCAGATAGGCCACGGAATAGTTTTCTAAAATTCTTTGAAAATTTTTCCTATTCTTatttcctattctcattttactGGTGATTGAGACAGTGACAGCTTCTTGCTACATTCATGCTGTACTTGGGGTAAGTCCCTTAGACCCCACGAAAACTATCATATTCCCAGAGCATGTGTGTGCTATGGGGTTTGGGAAATGAAAAAGGGTGAATGGTGTTGCCTTTTTGCCTACTGTGGACAGCCCTGCTCACTTGTACTTAATTTAACCATAAACTTGCATTTTGGAAAAAATGCTTGTGTGACCAGGTTTTAAATTTTACCCAAGTATTCAATCTATGATTTAAGATTACAGAATGATAAAAATGCTACCCTAGATTAATGGGGATATCAGGTCCTTGTCCCTTGTGGGATTGCCTGAGAAGACATTGATTGCCCTGACTTTTTAATGAGATCCATGAAAATGATAAATAGCATGCCTGTGTTGTTCATTGACATCTGTACATTCCACCAAAATTAATACACTTTAAATGTTTGGGCTTGCTTTGATTAGGTGTTCATATCGTCCTTTCCTTGGAGATTAATGCAGATGCTCAAGTCCGAggttatgttggagaaaagatcaAGTTGAAATGTACCTTCAAGTCAACTTCGGAAGTCACTGACAAACTGACCATAGATTGGACATATCGCCCTCCCAGCAGCAGTCGCACAGAGTCTGTAAGTGTGTACTTTTCAGAAAGCTGCTTTGAGTCTTCTGGGTCAATAGATTTGAAATCTTTTTTATTGCAAATAACAGGCATTCATGAAGCCTTCTCCTCATAGAATAGAAGATGGACTTCTATGTAAAGGGAAGGAGATGAGCTTCTGCCCTGTGTGACATTTATTTGATCACAGAGGACGTTTTATTCTTCCACTTAAGAATCTTGCATAtaagttgggtgtggtggcacatgcctgtaatcccagcagggcttaggaagctgaggcaagaggactgcaagttcaaagccagcctcacaattTATCGAGACCCTAAGCAGTTtaataagaccctatctcaaaattaaaaattaaaaagggctggggatgtgcccagtgattaagtgccccacggttcaatccctaatacagagagagagagagagagagagagagagagagagagagagagagagagagcgcgcgcgCAAATATCTTGCATATAATTTGCAGGAATAAAATGGCCAAAAAACTAGAGGAaatatagttaatttttttatagcttcattTTCACATTTGATCTACTAAGAAGTGTATCTCCAGGACCATTGACTAGAACAGTTCTATGGGTCCCAGTCACAGACATCCTTTCTCTTAAAACTAGCTGCTCATTTCCTGTCAAATAAAGTTGTCTCAGTGGGTGTATCTGCTTGTATAGCTGTACTTTGTAGATTTATCTTGGCTTCTTCTCCCAGCAGGTAAACATCTGCAGTGATTTATATAGCTGCCTTTGAAGAAAGTGGTGGCACCTTGTGTTGGTGATAGATGTTGTTGGTGACAGATGGTCTTGCTATATTAGAAGCAATATACTTTAGTCACACATATAGAAACCATTTATGGTTCAAATCCCATTGCGGGTATCTAATTGAAGATTAGATACTATAAGACACCCTTTCTCTTTATGATTCCAGCAGTATCCTTAGCTCAGTATAAGTGCTATTCAGCAATGTGAATCTCACAACCATATATGTAAGATTAGTTTTTGAAAGTATTCTTAACTTATTTATGCTGTTTTCCTTTGTTGGGAAAACTTTCCCTTTCATTTTAATGTGTAAGCTTTGAATTCTGTTTTGGAGTCATTTTTCAGTGCCACATAGCTTGGAGCTAGGCAGTTAATTCTAGTGAAGGAAGCTAGACTGCATTCgtggttcctttttctttaaaacagttTACTTTATTCTGAGTATTCAGGAAACCATGGCTGCCCTTGTTTGGCTCAACCTCCTTGGCCAAAAGTAGGACAGAGCAAGCAATGAGCTTCTTGGGTCAGAAACCTTATAGACAAACAGTAGATCTCTGTGAGACTGGTAGAAAACCAGCAAACCCACCCAAGTTGGACTCATCAGACCTTTAAAGTCACATAATGTAATGTTGCAGTTATACAGTTAGTGTAACTGCGTTGATCAATTAGTAAGGATTTGAGTATCACTAATTTAGATCAACCTTGAAGATACACAGCAGCCTTGTTTTGTCAATCAGGACTTTCAAACCCTTTTATCCTGATGCTAGTAATCAGTGGTAGGCTCTCTTTACCTTCCTTTGGAACATTCATCTTACATGTTATTTCTTGATAACTGTATTTACCACTAGAATGTAAGTTCCATGAGGGTAGGAACTGTGCCTGTGTGGCTCccagtgtacttttttttttttttaacatactgCCTAGAATGCACTCTGCATGTAGTATTTGTTGAACAAATGAACCAACAAGTGATTCAGCATCTTCTCTGGGAAATTGCTGTTCAGTTGGGAAATTCAGTGGTTATAAATGCCTAGTTGCTTAAGTGGGAAGTTACCAAGAAAACAAAGGAATTGTTTGTATCTTTAATCTTGCATAAGAGAGAAAACTTACATTGTTTTGTGTACCTGGCTGACCCACCTCCAGGTATAATCAGGGGCTTTTGATGATGAAGTGTCTGATTACCAAGTCCAGTTCAGCACTGTTTTAATTCAATATACATTCATTGAGTCCTTTTTATGCATTTGACTTGGATTTATATTAACTTCCAGGGTAGATAATGTGAGAGAGACTGGATTATATTACACTATGCCAGTGATTTTGAGAATAAACAAAAATCTCCCTTTTGTTACTTACTAATAGGTACCATTGAGTAAGTCagttttttgtttgcttatttgtttgtttttggtcttGTTCCCCTTTCCATAAATTTGGAATAGTTAGTTATGTTTTGGTTATAACACATATCATTTAGTGTTATTGTAAGGCTAAAGTGAACAAATAAGTGGAAGTTATTTGTAAACTATAAAGTGCTATAACAGTATGAGACATAACTTTAGAGCAAGGTTTCTCAACTTTGGCACTGTTGACATTTTGAGCCAGATGATTCTTTGTTGAGGGGGCCATCATCCCATGCATTGTGGGAAGTTTAACAGTAATTCTGGCTTCTATTCATTAGATGCCAGTAGGCTCATCTCCCCACTGTGACAACAAAAATGTCTCCAACTCAACAGTGAGAAAACAAAGAACCtaattaaaaaatgagcaaaggatctgaacagatatttctcaaaagaagagctATCAATGGCTATCAGATAGATGAAAAATGTTCCATATCTCAATTATTATGGAGattcaaattaaaaccacaatgagatatcacctcacatCTGTTAAAATGATTATTATAAGAAAGACAAGTTATAAAAAGTGTAGGAAGGATTAGAGAATAGGGAACCCTGTATACTGTTGGTGgggatgtaaattagtatagccattttggaaaataatatggaggttcttaaaaaactaaaaataggggctgaggttgtggctcagtggtagaggacttgccttgcatgtgtgaggcactgggtttgagcctcagtaccacataaaaacaaataaataaaataaagatattctatccatctgaaaaaaaaacaactaaataaacaaactaaaaatagctgggtatatagctcagtggtagaacactgccagaaaaaaaaaaatcacattgtaTCCCAtgaatataataattattatttgtcaattaaatataaataaataagttttgaAGATGGAAAAAAGTCTCCAACTATTGCCAAATGTTTTATGAGGAGCAGAGTTGCTCTGGTTTAAAGCTATTACTTTAGGACGTTAATAATTTAGAAGAGATTCAAGAGTTAGGATCCCAGGATTCTTTTATTATTCCTTTTTTGAATTGGCCTTTAGGATGATAGGATGAACCAGAGGAtgaaggtggaaaaaaaaaagcattttaaaattttcccaACTACAAGAACCCATTTATatagttgtattttattttggaacTACTTAGCTTAACATTTTCCAAATtaacatttttctctcatggTGTTGCTTTCTTAGATTTTTCATTATCAGTCTTTCCAGTACCCAACCACAGCAGGCACATTTCGGGATCGGATTTCCTGGGTTGGAAATGTGTACAAAGGGGATGCATCTATAAGCATAAGCAATCCTACTCTTAAGGACAATGGGACATTCAGCTGTGCTGTGAAGAATCCCCCAGACGTGCACCATAATATCCCCCTGACAGAGCTAACGGTCACAGAAAGGGGTAAGCTTATTGCCATCAACCTTCTGCAGTGCTTTGGGATTGTTCTGGAGTGCTCATTGAAAAGCAATGAGTTGGGTCATTGGATCCAGTTGAGTCATTGGATCATTGTGACAAAGTGATTTATCTTGCTGTCCTGTTAAGAtgaatttttcatatttattctgAAAACTGAATTTTCTCTTCAAATTTTGTCATAGTTTCTCCATTATCCCCTTTTCATTTTAGCCTCAGGTAACCAAAGGTCTTGTGGAATAGATGACAAACCCTTTAGTAAATGGAAGGTTAGCATCTCTGTGAAACAGAAGTCACTCGGGTTTTCCTAATACGTTCACACTTCCAGCTATGAGACAGTGTTCTTGCCTATGTCTTGAAAGGGTATTTCCTCTGTTGATGGATGCAGTACATTTCTTTTATGTTACCAAGGGCAGCAGTTTCCTTTTAGTGTAAAACAGGTTGAGAGGAAATTGAGGATTGACcttttttttctacatttttccTTGGTGACTATTAAGTGGTTATTCTAGTTCTTAATTGAATTTAAACCAAAGATTTAGAGATACATTATGATTCATCATAGTTACCTTATCATTCTTGGGTCTTCCCTCCCCTGCCTTCctttttccttcttccctctctcccttcttccctttcttttcttcctcaaaTTCCTTCTTCCTCTTTATTGTCTTTTGTCTTTATCTTC
Encoded proteins:
- the Mpzl3 gene encoding myelin protein zero-like protein 3 isoform X1 — encoded protein: MQQSGAAGGRGCALFSVLGILFFQGVHIVLSLEINADAQVRGYVGEKIKLKCTFKSTSEVTDKLTIDWTYRPPSSSRTESIFHYQSFQYPTTAGTFRDRISWVGNVYKGDASISISNPTLKDNGTFSCAVKNPPDVHHNIPLTELTVTERGFGTMLSSVALLSIFVFIPSVVVVVLLLLRMGRKAAGLKKRSKSGYKKSSIEVSDDTDQEEKDECMARLCVRCAECLDSDYEETY
- the Mpzl3 gene encoding myelin protein zero-like protein 3 isoform X2 gives rise to the protein MQQSGAAGGRGCALFSVLGILFFQDAQVRGYVGEKIKLKCTFKSTSEVTDKLTIDWTYRPPSSSRTESIFHYQSFQYPTTAGTFRDRISWVGNVYKGDASISISNPTLKDNGTFSCAVKNPPDVHHNIPLTELTVTERGFGTMLSSVALLSIFVFIPSVVVVVLLLLRMGRKAAGLKKRSKSGYKKSSIEVSDDTDQEEKDECMARLCVRCAECLDSDYEETY